A stretch of DNA from Acidiferrobacteraceae bacterium:
CGAACGCCACGGTGCCTCGCACATGGCGCCCTTCATGCCGAAGGAAATGCAGGCAATGGGTACGGCCATGCACCGTGCCGCGAGCCGTTTCGCGGTGACGGCGCAGGAAGGGGATCTCGTATCCACCTACCGCGCACTCAAGGATGTGACTGCCGCCTGCGTCGCCTGCCATACGTCGTATCGTATTCGCTAGTTCCAAGATGAACGACGGGCCTGTCGAATCCCAAGCTGCGCGCGTTGGTCCCTGGGGTCTGCCGGCAACGATCGGGTTCGCCCTGCTTGTGGGCGCGGTGTATATGCTGCTCCAGTTCGCCGTACTGGTGATCCTGGTCGGGATTGGCGGACATCCGAAAGGGCCAGCGGCAGGCGCCCACGGCATGGCATCGCTGCGCAATTACGGAGACGTGCTGACTTTCGGTCTTCTGGGAAGCGCCATAGGTGCGGGTACCCTTTTGTTGCTGATCGTCCGTGCCCGTCGTGGTCTGGCGGCAGGTGACTACCTCGCCTGGCGACGCATTTCTTTCCCGGCGATTGCATTCTGGCTCGGTACCCTGGTGCTCTACGTTTTGGCCTGGGAGTTCCTTGCGAGCTTCTTCGGGCGCGAACAGATTCCCGGCTTCATGCGTTCGGCCTATACGAGCGCGAGTTTCATTCCCTTGTTGTGGATCGCCATTATCTTCGTGGCCCCCCTGTTCGAAGAACTCTTTTTCCGTGGTTTTCTTTTTGCAGGGATAGCGGCGTCCCGGCTGGGCGCGACCGGCGCCGTGATACTGACCGCCGGATTGTGGGCCGGCCTGCATATGCAGTATGACCTGTATGACATGACGTCCG
This window harbors:
- a CDS encoding CPBP family intramembrane metalloprotease, with protein sequence MNDGPVESQAARVGPWGLPATIGFALLVGAVYMLLQFAVLVILVGIGGHPKGPAAGAHGMASLRNYGDVLTFGLLGSAIGAGTLLLLIVRARRGLAAGDYLAWRRISFPAIAFWLGTLVLYVLAWEFLASFFGREQIPGFMRSAYTSASFIPLLWIAIIFVAPLFEELFFRGFLFAGIAASRLGATGAVILTAGLWAGLHMQYDLYDMTSVFLLGLLFGMARLRSGSLWPSLSMHMLANLVATVETAAKLMR